In the Campylobacter concisus genome, one interval contains:
- a CDS encoding hydrogenase-4 component G has translation MKISQIANSYNSSSLKGNVKSEISLHKDEKDISKKESEITNLTAKDISNSYFLQYQKEIVKSSSSNLLAQGGLSFNTPKNLSEILSGLDLASIGYNGKSLNELSSDEANDLISENGFFGIANTADRIASFVLNGAGDDVEKLKAGREGVAKGFEDAKKIWGGELPEISQKTIEKTLETLDKKIAELGGNVLNVSA, from the coding sequence ATGAAAATTTCTCAAATCGCAAACTCATATAATAGTTCAAGCCTAAAAGGAAATGTAAAATCAGAAATTTCACTTCATAAAGATGAAAAGGATATCTCTAAAAAAGAGTCTGAAATTACAAATTTAACAGCCAAAGATATTTCAAATAGCTACTTTTTGCAGTATCAAAAAGAGATCGTTAAAAGTAGTAGTTCAAATTTATTAGCTCAAGGTGGCTTAAGCTTTAATACGCCTAAAAATTTATCAGAAATTTTATCAGGACTTGATCTTGCAAGTATCGGCTATAACGGTAAATCTTTAAACGAGCTAAGTAGTGACGAGGCAAATGATCTTATTAGTGAGAATGGATTTTTTGGTATCGCAAATACGGCTGATAGGATAGCTAGCTTTGTGCTAAATGGTGCAGGTGATGACGTGGAAAAGCTAAAAGCTGGTAGAGAGGGTGTGGCAAAGGGTTTTGAGGATGCGAAGAAAATTTGGGGAGGTGAGCTTCCTGAAATTTCTCAAAAGACTATTGAAAAGACCCTTGAGACACTTGATAAAAAGATCGCCGAGCTTGGCGGTAACGTTTTAAATGTTTCAGCTTAA
- a CDS encoding OprD family outer membrane porin, producing the protein MKLTKISLATLVALGAFSSVASATPLEEAIKNVDLSGFARYRYTNDKKHGEFSNTKSESGSLAGHQFKAVANFKAAIDDNFFGVIGLRYNATDNSGDNTQNDQGSQGIGTDKTNTTEPFRVHQFYLGYKAGNTTITAGKQEIGSFFTDDAIGTGVRVVNEDIEGLTLTALAFDAIEGDSVESDGELYEITNNLNDYDAGNLYAAGIAGSYDPINFQLWYASLTNLADLLAADVSANFAINDDVSLGGRVNYINTTVDKSAKAHLSKAISESNGVANYNDGNFYTGELTASLFGFDLRAGYMGWKVDNKGVTSFAFEDKGSLIDVGELTLDPTWADGKANLIYATAGYTFDKFTVGADYIKGHIKHAAAPGKNGKEKVEEITPRFAYAYSKKLTFSSYYAFKTSKFADEAKNKEDQFRFEAKYSF; encoded by the coding sequence ATGAAACTAACAAAAATTAGTTTAGCCACTTTGGTTGCTTTAGGTGCATTTTCAAGCGTAGCAAGTGCTACTCCACTTGAAGAAGCTATAAAAAATGTAGATCTTTCAGGATTTGCAAGATATAGATATACAAATGATAAAAAACACGGTGAGTTTTCTAATACAAAATCAGAGTCTGGCTCATTAGCTGGTCATCAATTTAAAGCTGTAGCAAATTTTAAAGCTGCCATTGATGATAACTTCTTTGGCGTTATTGGTTTAAGATATAACGCTACTGATAATTCTGGTGATAATACTCAGAACGATCAAGGTAGTCAAGGAATTGGCACAGATAAAACTAATACAACTGAGCCATTTAGAGTTCATCAGTTCTATCTTGGTTATAAAGCTGGAAACACTACTATAACAGCTGGCAAACAAGAGATCGGCTCATTCTTTACAGATGATGCTATTGGTACTGGTGTAAGAGTAGTAAATGAAGATATTGAAGGACTTACTCTAACAGCTCTAGCTTTTGACGCAATTGAGGGTGATAGTGTTGAAAGTGATGGCGAGTTGTATGAAATTACAAATAATTTAAATGATTATGATGCAGGTAATCTATATGCAGCTGGCATCGCTGGTTCATATGATCCTATCAATTTCCAACTATGGTATGCTAGCTTAACAAATCTAGCTGACCTACTTGCAGCTGATGTTTCAGCAAATTTTGCTATAAATGATGATGTTAGCTTAGGAGGTAGAGTTAACTATATAAATACTACTGTAGATAAAAGTGCAAAAGCACATCTTTCTAAAGCTATAAGTGAATCTAATGGCGTTGCAAACTATAATGATGGTAACTTCTATACTGGCGAACTTACAGCTTCACTATTTGGCTTTGATTTGAGAGCTGGTTATATGGGTTGGAAAGTTGATAATAAAGGCGTAACATCATTTGCTTTTGAGGATAAAGGTAGTCTAATAGATGTTGGTGAGCTTACACTTGATCCAACTTGGGCTGATGGTAAAGCTAACTTAATATATGCAACAGCTGGATATACATTTGATAAATTCACAGTTGGTGCTGACTACATAAAAGGTCATATTAAACATGCTGCAGCTCCTGGCAAAAATGGCAAAGAAAAAGTTGAAGAGATTACTCCAAGATTTGCATACGCATATAGCAAAAAGTTAACATTTAGCTCATACTATGCATTCAAAACTTCAAAATTTGCTGATGAGGCTAAAAACAAAGAAGATCAATTCAGATTTGAAGCTAAATACTCATTCTAA
- a CDS encoding c-type cytochrome yields the protein MKSIKISFLACFLVANAFAASQVYYIEARGEFGKELAEMAKKQANDRNEKVNVYVDEDPRRYKDNRILKLGVDRKGRYSVSLGKELYEKQCASCHGENADKRPFGSIPLKNMDAKDIEDSIISYRSDSSFGGSGKNVMQNQAKILSNNDLGAILAYLKGKDAFAEQDANENKPVSTQTKQGSYLR from the coding sequence ATGAAAAGTATTAAAATTTCTTTTTTGGCGTGTTTTTTGGTGGCAAATGCCTTTGCAGCTTCACAAGTCTACTATATAGAAGCTCGTGGTGAGTTTGGTAAAGAACTTGCTGAAATGGCAAAAAAGCAGGCTAATGATAGAAACGAAAAAGTAAATGTTTATGTTGATGAAGATCCAAGACGCTATAAAGATAATAGAATTTTAAAATTAGGCGTTGATAGAAAGGGTAGATATAGTGTTTCTTTAGGTAAGGAGCTTTATGAAAAGCAATGTGCTAGCTGTCATGGCGAGAATGCTGATAAAAGGCCATTTGGTTCAATACCTCTAAAAAATATGGATGCTAAGGATATTGAAGATAGCATCATCTCTTATAGAAGTGACTCAAGTTTTGGCGGAAGCGGTAAAAATGTAATGCAAAACCAAGCTAAAATTCTTTCAAATAATGATCTTGGCGCGATTCTCGCCTATCTAAAAGGTAAAGATGCATTTGCTGAACAAGATGCAAATGAAAACAAACCGGTCTCTACTCAAACAAAGCAAGGTAGTTATTTAAGATAA
- a CDS encoding fatty-acid--CoA ligase — protein MLIYILLRNRDYSTETKELALEKEEITIEKLEKLAGDNSLSKNELFELIQIFVGNFSIPAKNNQIMPKEANNYINFIILICSHKNSDAKLISFLDKEAKKKNPSYIVEIEKSEKIGIENRKNRR, from the coding sequence GTGTTAATCTATATACTTTTAAGAAATAGGGATTATAGCACCGAAACAAAGGAACTTGCATTAGAAAAAGAAGAGATAACGATCGAAAAGCTTGAAAAGCTTGCGGGTGATAATAGTTTAAGTAAAAACGAGCTTTTCGAACTTATTCAAATCTTTGTAGGAAATTTTAGTATACCAGCCAAAAATAACCAAATCATGCCAAAAGAGGCAAATAACTATATAAATTTCATAATTTTAATCTGCTCTCATAAAAATTCTGATGCAAAGCTCATCAGTTTTTTAGACAAAGAAGCTAAAAAGAAAAATCCAAGCTATATTGTCGAGATAGAAAAGAGTGAGAAAATTGGCATAGAAAATCGCAAAAATCGTAGATAA
- the ccsA gene encoding cytochrome c biogenesis protein CcsA translates to MLNPKSLFLSMGSAIILMIIFAIASGAATIIESKTSTEAAWYYVYGASWFALIQLLLGINLTYNIFRYNLIDPKKLPSLIFHLGFIVILIGAGITRYLGFEADMHIREKTQSNIVTTKISYLNLTALNDNGEELNAALPLGLSDAKKGFDLKLKIVDNEANLKFKEFVPNASYKFVDDKNGQPVVEFVVSNESESEEIFLLEEEEARVADISFIFNAKPDESKKYVLFKLVDGNFTVTSNTDLSKFTMSDSSKTELKAGSVNEFGMGSLYTISNINFAPRLVSAHASRKLVSTKDSEFNALIAELNYKGESKEMHIFYNLTEPSRLAVAGQKFNASWGAQQVKLPFSLYLKDFELKRYPGSNSPMSYSSEVIVKDDTNMSGLDYKIYMNHVLDYDGYRFFQSSYDTDEKGTILSVNKDPGKIPTYIGYFLLGLGFVLNVVNPGSRFRKLAKLIDNESTKDGKKVVAIIAIMLLSLNFSSLKAEDFLPNISKEHTQKLSRLIVQSSDGRMKPFDTLSKEILNKIHRSENINSLNSNQAMLSIMVTPDFWRSEKIISLGQSKELKKELGIDENAKYASFNDFFRATKDGGSEYKLTKFAEIANRKHPGSRNTFDKDVIKIDERLNVFYMIFIGEIFKIFPKQDDPSNSWYSPASAMMYFPPKEADLVINMMREYFAAVDAATKDSDWSKADAALDKISAYQQKYGSAVMPSEEKINIEILFNKIQIFERLTPIYLLAGLALLFFVFVKMLAPKVQINGIVRVVYIINLLAFLAHTVGLGLRWYIAEHAPWSNAYESMVYIAWALGLSGIVFAKRSPIALALTSILAGVTLFVAHLSWMDPQITTLVPVLQSYWLTIHVSVITASYGFLGLCALLGGFTLLLIILQNKKKPNPEISRNILEATRINEMAMILGLSLLTLGNFLGGVWANESWGRYWGWDSKETWALVSILVYAAVLHIRFIPKLNNQYAFAVASFFAYWSIIMTYFGVNFYLAGMHSYAAGDPLPVPDFVWISIVIMVLMSVLAFTKRSLCSRL, encoded by the coding sequence ATGTTAAATCCAAAATCATTATTTTTAAGTATGGGCTCAGCTATCATTTTGATGATAATCTTTGCCATAGCTAGCGGAGCCGCTACGATAATAGAAAGTAAAACTAGTACAGAAGCTGCATGGTACTATGTTTATGGTGCCAGCTGGTTTGCGCTCATTCAACTACTTCTTGGTATAAATTTGACCTATAATATCTTTAGATATAATTTAATAGATCCAAAAAAACTACCTTCGCTTATCTTTCATCTTGGTTTTATCGTTATCTTAATCGGTGCTGGTATAACAAGATACCTTGGCTTTGAGGCTGATATGCATATAAGAGAAAAAACTCAGTCAAATATCGTTACGACAAAAATATCCTATTTAAATTTAACCGCGTTAAACGATAATGGAGAAGAGTTAAACGCTGCTTTGCCACTAGGACTTTCTGATGCAAAAAAAGGTTTTGATCTAAAGCTAAAAATAGTAGATAATGAAGCTAATTTAAAATTTAAAGAATTTGTGCCAAATGCAAGTTATAAGTTTGTGGATGATAAAAATGGGCAACCAGTAGTGGAATTTGTGGTTTCAAACGAGAGTGAAAGTGAAGAAATCTTCTTGTTAGAAGAAGAGGAAGCAAGAGTTGCAGATATTAGTTTTATCTTTAATGCTAAGCCAGACGAGAGTAAAAAATATGTACTTTTTAAATTAGTGGACGGAAATTTCACAGTTACTTCAAATACCGATCTTTCAAAATTTACAATGAGTGATAGCTCAAAAACTGAGTTAAAAGCTGGTAGCGTAAATGAATTTGGCATGGGTAGTCTTTATACTATTTCAAATATAAATTTTGCTCCAAGATTAGTTTCAGCTCATGCTTCAAGAAAGCTAGTTAGTACAAAAGATAGCGAATTTAACGCCTTGATAGCTGAATTAAATTATAAAGGCGAGAGTAAAGAGATGCATATTTTTTATAACCTAACAGAGCCTTCACGCTTGGCTGTGGCTGGACAAAAATTTAACGCTTCATGGGGCGCGCAGCAAGTTAAACTTCCGTTTAGCCTATACTTAAAAGACTTTGAGCTTAAAAGATATCCTGGTTCAAATTCGCCTATGAGCTACTCAAGTGAAGTTATTGTAAAAGACGATACAAACATGTCGGGGCTTGACTATAAAATTTATATGAATCATGTGCTTGACTATGATGGTTATAGATTCTTCCAAAGTTCATACGATACAGATGAAAAAGGAACCATTCTCTCTGTAAATAAAGATCCAGGCAAGATACCAACTTATATCGGCTACTTTTTGCTTGGACTTGGCTTTGTGTTAAATGTTGTAAATCCTGGTAGTCGTTTTAGAAAGCTAGCTAAGTTAATCGATAATGAATCAACAAAAGACGGTAAAAAGGTTGTTGCTATCATTGCCATTATGCTTTTAAGTTTAAATTTTAGCTCATTAAAGGCTGAAGACTTTTTGCCTAATATCAGCAAAGAGCACACACAAAAGCTTTCTAGGCTTATTGTACAAAGCTCAGATGGTAGAATGAAGCCGTTTGACACTCTTAGCAAAGAAATTTTAAATAAAATACATAGAAGCGAGAACATAAATAGTCTAAACTCGAATCAAGCGATGCTTTCAATAATGGTAACGCCTGATTTTTGGCGAAGTGAAAAAATTATCTCACTTGGACAAAGCAAGGAGCTAAAAAAAGAGCTTGGCATAGATGAAAATGCAAAATATGCAAGTTTTAATGATTTTTTTAGAGCCACAAAAGATGGTGGAAGTGAATATAAACTCACAAAATTTGCTGAAATTGCTAATCGTAAGCATCCTGGATCACGCAATACATTTGATAAAGATGTGATAAAGATCGACGAGAGATTGAATGTTTTTTATATGATATTTATTGGTGAAATTTTTAAAATTTTTCCAAAACAAGATGACCCATCAAACTCTTGGTATTCGCCTGCTAGTGCAATGATGTACTTTCCGCCTAAGGAGGCCGATCTAGTCATTAATATGATGAGAGAGTATTTTGCAGCAGTTGATGCAGCAACAAAAGATAGTGATTGGAGTAAGGCTGATGCTGCACTTGATAAAATTTCAGCCTATCAGCAAAAGTACGGTTCTGCTGTAATGCCAAGTGAAGAAAAGATAAATATAGAAATTTTGTTTAATAAAATTCAAATTTTTGAGCGATTGACGCCGATTTATCTTTTGGCTGGCCTAGCGCTTTTATTTTTTGTTTTTGTCAAAATGCTAGCTCCAAAGGTTCAGATAAATGGCATTGTAAGAGTTGTATACATTATAAATTTACTAGCTTTTCTTGCTCATACTGTCGGACTTGGACTTCGTTGGTACATTGCTGAGCATGCGCCTTGGAGTAATGCTTATGAATCGATGGTCTATATCGCTTGGGCTCTAGGACTTTCTGGTATCGTCTTTGCAAAACGTAGCCCTATCGCTCTTGCTCTTACGTCAATATTGGCTGGTGTTACATTGTTTGTTGCGCACCTTAGCTGGATGGATCCACAGATCACTACACTTGTACCAGTGCTTCAAAGCTACTGGCTAACAATACATGTTTCTGTCATTACTGCAAGTTATGGATTTTTAGGGCTTTGCGCGTTACTTGGTGGCTTTACACTATTGCTTATCATTTTACAAAATAAGAAAAAGCCAAATCCAGAAATTTCTCGCAATATCCTCGAAGCTACCCGTATAAATGAGATGGCTATGATACTAGGACTTAGCTTGCTTACTCTTGGAAATTTCCTAGGCGGTGTTTGGGCGAACGAGAGTTGGGGTAGATATTGGGGCTGGGACAGCAAGGAGACTTGGGCGCTAGTTTCGATACTTGTTTATGCCGCAGTTCTTCATATAAGATTTATCCCAAAACTAAACAACCAGTATGCGTTTGCAGTGGCTTCATTTTTTGCTTATTGGTCGATTATTATGACTTATTTTGGTGTAAATTTTTATTTAGCTGGCATGCACTCGTATGCAGCAGGAGATCCATTACCAGTGCCTGATTTTGTCTGGATTAGTATCGTGATAATGGTGCTTATGAGTGTTTTGGCATTTACAAAGCGATCACTTTGCTCAAGGCTTTAG
- a CDS encoding Dps family protein, protein MSKVILQLNVIQADANALYIKFHDLHWNVKGIQFFSVHEYTEKAYEDMSEIFDDAAERALMLGGRPIVKAEELAKVTHIKHEPKEIYTPTEVLEIVLADYKHLLGEFKKLDELAEGDTTTQMYAQDQIAKFEKAIWMLNATLSK, encoded by the coding sequence ATGTCAAAAGTTATTTTACAATTAAATGTTATTCAGGCTGATGCAAATGCACTTTATATTAAATTTCACGATCTTCACTGGAATGTAAAAGGTATTCAATTTTTTAGTGTTCATGAATACACAGAAAAAGCTTATGAAGATATGAGTGAAATATTTGACGATGCAGCAGAGAGGGCTCTTATGCTTGGTGGTAGACCTATCGTCAAGGCTGAGGAGCTAGCAAAAGTTACTCATATCAAACACGAGCCAAAAGAAATTTACACTCCAACTGAGGTTTTAGAGATTGTCTTGGCTGATTATAAACACCTTTTGGGCGAGTTTAAAAAGCTTGACGAGCTTGCAGAAGGCGATACAACAACTCAAATGTATGCACAAGATCAAATCGCAAAATTTGAAAAAGCCATCTGGATGCTAAACGCAACACTTAGCAAATAA
- a CDS encoding rhodanese-like domain-containing protein: MKKILLLGAVCCMLSADVKTVNISPDEIKKYDQIVDIRTPSEWQETGIIAGAKTITFDPSDKSAFLDELSKAVDIKKPIALVCRSGRRSTAAAEAIDNSDLKIINLDGGMSSLIEQGYKTTPYKK; this comes from the coding sequence ATGAAAAAAATTTTACTTTTAGGAGCTGTTTGTTGTATGTTGTCAGCTGACGTCAAAACTGTTAATATAAGCCCAGATGAGATCAAAAAATATGATCAGATTGTCGATATTAGAACTCCATCTGAGTGGCAAGAGACTGGCATCATAGCTGGTGCGAAGACCATAACTTTTGATCCAAGTGACAAGAGTGCATTTTTAGATGAGCTTTCAAAGGCAGTTGATATCAAAAAGCCTATCGCTCTTGTTTGCAGAAGTGGCAGAAGAAGCACAGCAGCAGCAGAAGCGATAGATAATTCAGATCTTAAGATTATAAATTTGGATGGTGGCATGAGTAGTTTAATCGAGCAAGGCTACAAAACTACACCATATAAAAAATAG
- a CDS encoding peptidoglycan D,D-transpeptidase FtsI family protein: MNSRKSKITILFLLITFGISIFVLVIFYRASIERKLPRLQTSDINTAIRGNIITKDGFSISSSQKLYKVMLDTRNIDPNKKEMFIKLYSLYSGDDPNKVRKIINGTKGIVTLSYSIDAKGATYLQELSRKLNRKSILVSYLDPKTGLASFQGMRVMESGQNRKFMSKDALTPAIGYVSKTESDALTKSKGVKGLERYYEDYLAPIQNAKILGPRDIGNNIILTSDSNLATRVDGYNAVLSIPLKFQTKLEQILDEKREFLDAKELVICIMNSKNGEILALASSSRYDPSNIRKQDYSALNSTVSEYAYEVGSVFKPFIFSILLQEKKVNPFELVNTYNGRYQLGKRIIKDTHPEPFMSAEDIIVHSSNIGMIQLVERLNGPQIYQGLLNFGFSRKTGIDLPYEQVGMMPTVTKLNSSTYKATVSYGYGLQATFIQLLKAYNTFNNKGIEVTPHMVAYLERNGKRYDLPKSEPAQVISQETAKIMKRILIKTVEKGTGLKAFTPGLEIGGKTGTAHIASGSGGYSNTYNGSFFGFVNDTRGNSYTIGVLARDPKRPYYYFGAQSALPIFKKAVDLMVEDGYLFPDANIIAEFEAKKDKLKNDKTKQKPALD, from the coding sequence ATGAATTCCAGAAAATCAAAAATAACCATACTTTTTTTATTAATTACTTTTGGAATTTCAATATTCGTACTTGTCATATTTTATAGGGCAAGTATCGAGCGAAAGCTTCCTAGACTTCAAACAAGCGATATAAACACAGCAATTCGTGGCAATATAATCACAAAAGATGGCTTTAGCATCTCTTCAAGCCAAAAACTCTACAAAGTGATGCTTGATACTAGAAACATCGATCCTAATAAAAAAGAGATGTTTATCAAACTATATTCGCTTTACAGCGGCGACGATCCAAACAAAGTAAGAAAGATCATAAATGGTACAAAAGGTATTGTTACGCTCTCATATAGCATTGATGCAAAGGGCGCTACCTACCTTCAAGAGCTCTCAAGAAAGCTAAATCGCAAGAGCATTTTGGTTTCATACCTTGATCCAAAAACAGGACTTGCTTCATTTCAGGGCATGAGAGTAATGGAGAGCGGCCAAAATCGTAAATTTATGTCAAAAGATGCCCTCACACCAGCTATTGGCTACGTGAGCAAAACTGAAAGTGACGCGCTTACAAAAAGCAAAGGCGTAAAAGGTCTTGAGAGATATTATGAAGATTATTTAGCTCCTATACAAAATGCAAAAATTTTAGGGCCTCGTGATATTGGAAATAATATTATTTTAACAAGTGACTCAAATTTAGCAACAAGAGTAGATGGCTACAATGCGGTACTTTCTATACCATTAAAATTTCAAACTAAACTAGAGCAAATTTTAGATGAAAAGCGTGAATTTCTAGATGCAAAAGAGTTAGTTATATGCATAATGAATAGCAAAAATGGAGAAATTTTAGCCCTAGCTTCTAGCTCAAGGTATGATCCTTCAAATATAAGAAAGCAAGATTATAGCGCTCTAAATTCGACTGTTAGTGAATATGCTTATGAAGTTGGCTCAGTTTTTAAACCATTTATATTTTCTATCTTACTTCAAGAGAAGAAAGTAAATCCATTCGAGCTTGTAAATACCTATAATGGCCGATATCAACTTGGCAAAAGGATAATCAAAGATACCCATCCAGAGCCTTTTATGAGCGCTGAAGATATAATCGTGCACAGTTCAAACATCGGCATGATTCAGCTTGTTGAGCGTTTAAATGGGCCACAAATTTATCAAGGACTTTTAAATTTTGGCTTTTCAAGAAAGACTGGCATAGATCTACCTTACGAGCAAGTAGGTATGATGCCAACAGTTACAAAGCTAAACTCATCGACATATAAGGCGACTGTGAGCTATGGATACGGCTTGCAAGCTACATTTATACAGCTTTTAAAAGCCTATAATACATTTAATAATAAAGGCATTGAAGTTACTCCTCACATGGTTGCCTACTTAGAGAGAAATGGAAAAAGATACGATTTGCCAAAGTCCGAGCCAGCTCAAGTTATATCACAAGAGACCGCAAAGATAATGAAGAGAATTTTAATAAAAACGGTTGAGAAAGGTACTGGACTAAAAGCCTTTACGCCAGGACTTGAGATAGGTGGCAAGACTGGAACTGCACACATTGCTTCAGGTAGTGGTGGATACAGCAACACCTACAATGGCTCATTTTTTGGCTTTGTGAACGACACAAGAGGTAATAGCTACACAATAGGCGTTTTAGCAAGGGATCCTAAAAGACCTTACTACTACTTCGGCGCTCAAAGTGCCTTGCCTATATTTAAAAAGGCAGTTGATCTGATGGTTGAGGATGGATATTTATTTCCTGATGCAAATATAATAGCTGAGTTTGAAGCCAAAAAAGATAAGCTTAAAAACGATAAGACAAAACAAAAGCCTGCTTTGGACTAA
- the fliE gene encoding flagellar hook-basal body complex protein FliE → MINSINLDKINKNENSNKIAKAGEEGGFENALNDSLKELNKVQINADKAIADLATGEVKDLHQAAIAIGKAETSMKLMLEIRNKALSAYKEISRTQI, encoded by the coding sequence ATGATAAATAGTATAAATTTAGACAAAATAAATAAAAACGAAAATTCAAATAAAATAGCAAAAGCAGGCGAAGAAGGCGGCTTTGAAAATGCTCTAAACGACTCTTTAAAAGAGCTAAATAAAGTCCAAATCAACGCAGATAAAGCCATAGCTGACCTTGCAACTGGCGAGGTAAAAGATCTTCACCAAGCTGCTATTGCGATAGGCAAAGCAGAGACTAGCATGAAGCTTATGCTAGAAATTCGCAACAAAGCACTAAGTGCTTATAAAGAAATTTCTAGAACACAAATTTAA